Genomic window (Luteibacter yeojuensis):
CCGCCTGCTCGAAGGTATCCAGTTCGGCGTTCTTGGCCGCGGTGAAGTCGGCCTCGGTGGGATAGGCATTGAGCATCTGCGCATCCTCGCGCTGCTTCTGCTGCCGTGCCTGTTCTTCGGCCGCCTTCTGCTCGGCGACTTTCTTCGCCGCCGCGCGTTCCGCGGCGGTCAGCTGGCGGTCGACGTGACGTACCACCAGTCCTTGCGAATTGACCACGTCATAGCCGGCCTTCATCGCCTCGGAGGTGAGGCTGTCGCTGAAGTAAGACTGCCCGGACGCGTCCTTCCAGCGGTAGCGGTAGGCGTTGTTGTTGGCCGGATTCTTCTGGGCGAGCGCGGCCGTGCCGATGCACAGGACCGCCCCCGCCAGGATGTAACGCGCTGCTCGCATGCCTTCCCCCTTCACTTGAGCCGAGTATAGCCAGCACGCGTGCACGGATTGTGCCCGCCGGGCAGACCGCTTCCGGCCGGTGACGCAGTTGGCGTTTTCCGCCGGGTCCGTCAGGCCTTGACGCCGTATTGCTCGCGGTAGGCAAGTAGGCGGCCGTGCTCGGCGGCGAG
Coding sequences:
- a CDS encoding DUF4124 domain-containing protein; the encoded protein is MRAARYILAGAVLCIGTAALAQKNPANNNAYRYRWKDASGQSYFSDSLTSEAMKAGYDVVNSQGLVVRHVDRQLTAAERAAAKKVAEQKAAEEQARQQKQREDAQMLNAYPTEADFTAAKNAELDTFEQAARTTRLNLQGQEKSLADLLNRAGDLERAKQQVPKYLTDRITEQRNTVAALRATLQRQQEAKEAARVNTEAQLRHYRELKAADAANPGR